A genomic segment from Lignipirellula cremea encodes:
- a CDS encoding flavin monoamine oxidase family protein produces the protein MNGLTRRNLLQAFLGAPLALAAEGCRPGQATREPLATPPGKLIGASEWLGHLLRDRQGLDLTLQFEETRDDVEEPERFSTVIIGGGVAGLSAARRLLRDGVEDFLLLELESRVGGTAQGGSSQYGSFPWGAHYVPAPTRANPALIELLAELKVFDGVDEQGDPVVAEQYCCRYPQERVFYRGKWYDGLYLTVGASPGDLEQLQAFRDRVDGWIAWRDSQGRRAFTIPMAQASDDPEVLALDRMSMSEWLAQQGLDSSRLVWLVDNACRDDYGLTVAQTSAWAGLFYFAARTEEPGRESRPFITWPEGNGRIVHHLMRRCYAQIATGWAVADISPGEEGEPIQVLATRGGGGAMRRLLADKVIFAAPQFLAPFLIRPYRQQPPPHVAAFSYGAWAVVNLAVEAPWDDDESDLAWDNVLYESPSLGYIASGFQQGRDFGPMMLTYYYPLCEDDPRDARRRLLSVDREGWAEIALADLEVAHPRLRSRTLNIDVMRWGHAMIQPRPGFITSEHRQAAAAPYRGVHFAHSDLSGLPLFEEAFYRGTLAAEAVLEQLGLPVSSIL, from the coding sequence ATGAACGGCCTGACGCGACGCAATCTGTTGCAAGCATTCCTGGGCGCCCCGCTGGCGCTGGCGGCCGAAGGCTGTCGTCCGGGCCAGGCGACCCGCGAACCACTCGCCACGCCGCCGGGGAAACTGATCGGCGCTTCGGAGTGGCTGGGACACTTGCTGCGCGACCGGCAAGGTCTGGATTTGACCCTGCAGTTTGAAGAGACTCGCGACGATGTGGAGGAGCCGGAACGTTTCAGCACGGTGATTATCGGCGGCGGCGTCGCCGGCCTGTCGGCCGCCCGGCGGCTGCTGCGCGACGGGGTGGAAGACTTTCTATTGCTGGAGCTGGAGTCGCGCGTGGGCGGCACCGCGCAGGGCGGCTCTTCGCAGTATGGCTCGTTTCCCTGGGGGGCCCATTATGTGCCGGCTCCCACCCGGGCGAACCCGGCCCTGATTGAGTTGCTGGCGGAGCTCAAGGTGTTCGACGGCGTCGATGAGCAGGGCGATCCGGTCGTGGCCGAGCAGTACTGCTGCCGCTATCCGCAGGAGCGGGTGTTCTATCGGGGCAAGTGGTACGACGGTTTGTATCTGACGGTCGGAGCCAGCCCTGGCGACCTGGAGCAGCTGCAGGCCTTTCGCGATCGGGTGGACGGGTGGATTGCCTGGCGAGACTCGCAAGGCCGCCGGGCCTTCACGATTCCGATGGCCCAGGCGTCCGACGACCCGGAAGTGCTGGCGCTGGATCGCATGTCGATGAGCGAATGGCTGGCCCAGCAGGGGCTGGATTCGTCGCGGCTGGTCTGGCTGGTCGATAATGCGTGCCGCGATGACTACGGTTTGACGGTCGCCCAGACCAGCGCCTGGGCGGGGCTGTTTTATTTTGCCGCCCGGACGGAGGAGCCGGGGCGGGAGTCGCGTCCTTTTATTACCTGGCCAGAAGGGAACGGGCGGATCGTCCATCATTTGATGCGTCGCTGTTATGCGCAGATCGCCACGGGCTGGGCAGTGGCCGATATTTCGCCGGGCGAAGAAGGCGAACCGATCCAGGTGCTGGCGACCCGCGGCGGAGGCGGGGCCATGCGACGTCTGCTGGCCGACAAGGTGATCTTTGCCGCGCCGCAGTTCCTGGCCCCGTTTCTGATTCGCCCGTACCGTCAACAGCCGCCGCCGCATGTGGCGGCTTTCTCGTATGGGGCCTGGGCGGTGGTGAACCTGGCGGTGGAAGCGCCGTGGGACGACGACGAATCGGATCTGGCGTGGGACAACGTCCTGTATGAGAGCCCTTCGCTGGGTTATATCGCTTCCGGTTTCCAGCAGGGCCGGGATTTTGGGCCGATGATGCTGACGTACTATTACCCGCTGTGCGAGGACGATCCGCGGGACGCCCGGCGACGCCTGCTTTCGGTCGATCGCGAAGGCTGGGCCGAGATCGCGCTGGCGGATCTGGAAGTCGCCCATCCACGGCTGCGCAGCCGCACGCTCAACATCGATGTGATGCGCTGGGGGCACGCCATGATTCAGCCGCGGCCCGGATTTATTACCAGCGAGCACCGCCAGGCGGCGGCCGCCCCGTATCGCGGCGTGCACTTCGCCCATAGCGATCTCAGCGGCCTGCCCCTGTTTGAAGAGGCGTTCTACCGCGGCACGCTGGCGGCGGAAGCCGTGCTGGAACAATTGGGCCTGCCCGTTTCGAGCATCCTGTAG
- a CDS encoding aminotransferase-like domain-containing protein: protein MASLPAVSFQPSQRSQWAEGQPISELMSRALANPNLISLAAGFVDRESLPVEPTRLGFERMFANSLSAQTALQYGTTPGFPPLRTAILKQMQERGEADGVTIDQIVVTAGSNQLLHLVCESLLDPGDIVICASPTYLVFIGTLNNLGARSVGACCDEQGLTPDGVERTLQAIDDAGELSRVKAIYTVPYYDNPCGLTMPVGRRQALVEIAKRWSRENRIHLIEDAAYRELRYEGEDAPSMRTFDADGETVITAGTFSKSFSPGIRVGWGVLPKHLVAPVCNQKGNIDFGSPNFSQHLMAEVLQGGLFEPHVEKIRDAYRVKLHAMLEAADEFLAPLPGVRWDRPTGGLYVWLVLPPGIDCGPRGQLFDAAIAEGMFYVPGQYCFPTEGEPVRKNTIRLSFGVQSPEKIRRGMEALARAIGQVQDSAK, encoded by the coding sequence ATGGCCAGTCTTCCTGCGGTGTCGTTCCAGCCAAGCCAGCGTTCGCAATGGGCCGAAGGCCAGCCGATTAGCGAGCTGATGTCGCGCGCCCTGGCGAATCCGAACCTGATTTCCCTGGCCGCCGGTTTTGTCGATCGCGAGAGTCTGCCGGTGGAACCGACCCGCCTGGGGTTTGAGCGGATGTTCGCCAATTCCCTGTCCGCCCAGACGGCCCTGCAGTACGGCACCACGCCCGGCTTTCCGCCGCTGCGGACCGCCATTCTGAAGCAGATGCAGGAGCGGGGCGAAGCCGACGGCGTGACGATTGATCAGATCGTGGTGACGGCCGGCAGCAACCAGCTGCTGCACCTGGTTTGTGAAAGCCTGCTCGACCCGGGCGACATTGTGATTTGCGCCTCGCCCACGTACCTGGTGTTTATCGGCACGCTGAATAACCTGGGCGCCCGTAGCGTTGGCGCCTGCTGCGATGAGCAGGGACTCACGCCCGATGGAGTGGAGCGAACGCTGCAGGCGATCGACGACGCGGGGGAGCTGTCGCGGGTCAAAGCCATTTACACGGTGCCGTATTACGATAACCCGTGCGGACTGACGATGCCGGTCGGCCGGCGCCAGGCGCTGGTGGAGATCGCCAAACGCTGGTCCCGCGAGAACCGGATCCACCTGATCGAAGACGCCGCCTATCGCGAGCTGCGTTACGAAGGGGAGGACGCTCCCAGTATGCGCACCTTCGACGCCGACGGCGAAACGGTCATCACGGCCGGCACGTTTTCCAAGTCGTTCTCCCCCGGCATCCGCGTCGGCTGGGGCGTGCTGCCGAAGCATCTGGTGGCGCCCGTGTGCAACCAGAAGGGGAACATCGACTTCGGCTCGCCCAACTTCAGCCAGCATCTGATGGCCGAGGTGTTACAGGGCGGCCTTTTTGAACCGCATGTCGAAAAAATCCGCGACGCCTATCGGGTCAAACTGCACGCGATGCTGGAAGCGGCCGACGAGTTTCTGGCGCCGTTGCCGGGCGTTCGCTGGGATCGACCGACCGGCGGGTTATACGTGTGGCTGGTGCTGCCGCCTGGCATTGATTGCGGCCCCCGCGGTCAGCTCTTCGATGCGGCGATCGCCGAGGGCATGTTCTATGTGCCGGGCCAGTACTGCTTTCCCACCGAAGGGGAGCCGGTGCGGAAGAATACGATCCGCCTGAGCTTTGGCGTGCAGTCGCCGGAGAAGATCCGCCGGGGGATGGAAGCGCTCGCCCGCGCCATCGGCCAGGTGCAAGACAGCGCCAAGTAA
- a CDS encoding permease has product MLVGIFGFPADFALRYMVPGTAIGVFLGDLLFFSMAVRTANRTRRQTITAMPLGLDTPSTIGMVLFVLGPAYTSSLAGGMTEVEAAQFTWQIGICSIVISGLFKLVCSFGANKIREVIPRAGLLGSLAAIALVLIAFLPLVESLSMPIVGLVALSIVLATLVARMQLPFQIPGALGALVIASSLYYLMAFLDLLPAGHAMHAAADWEFPTEWVTVFQFGWLAALEESFQYLPIVIPFALATVVGGIDCTESAAAAGDEFDTGEVIRVEAFATLVAGLCGGVIQTTPYIGHPAYKAMGGRSAYTLATALFVGAVGVLGLFNYIYLYLPQPTVFPILVFIGLEITAQSFLATPRRHYPAVAFACVPALGSLAAITAKKYAPLGPPEGLTQEFATLVQLQNGFIVTSLLWATLLAAMIDQRLKRAACFLAICGVCCLFGVIHSPLLSGAMFLPWPYEGNPLSPAQLETVLRYTIGYLASAGLLLAWGFVYRPDAERMMHDHDHTATHDDTPEKPDGPPASGS; this is encoded by the coding sequence ATGCTGGTAGGGATTTTCGGCTTTCCTGCAGATTTTGCACTCCGTTACATGGTTCCGGGCACCGCCATTGGGGTATTTCTGGGCGATCTGCTGTTTTTCAGCATGGCCGTGCGGACCGCGAATCGAACCCGACGCCAAACGATCACCGCCATGCCGCTGGGTTTGGATACCCCCAGTACGATTGGGATGGTGCTGTTTGTGCTGGGCCCGGCTTATACAAGTTCGCTGGCTGGGGGCATGACGGAAGTGGAGGCCGCCCAGTTTACCTGGCAGATTGGCATCTGTTCGATTGTGATCAGCGGGCTGTTCAAACTGGTCTGTTCCTTTGGAGCCAACAAGATTCGTGAAGTGATCCCGCGGGCCGGCCTGCTGGGATCGCTGGCGGCGATCGCGCTGGTGCTGATCGCTTTTTTGCCGCTGGTGGAAAGCCTGTCGATGCCGATCGTCGGCCTGGTGGCGTTGTCGATCGTGCTGGCGACGCTGGTCGCCCGGATGCAATTGCCGTTTCAGATTCCCGGGGCGCTGGGGGCCCTGGTCATCGCCAGCAGTCTTTACTACCTGATGGCCTTTCTGGATCTACTGCCTGCCGGCCATGCCATGCACGCAGCGGCCGACTGGGAATTTCCGACGGAATGGGTCACGGTGTTTCAGTTTGGCTGGCTGGCGGCGCTGGAAGAAAGCTTTCAGTATCTGCCGATTGTGATTCCGTTCGCCCTGGCGACGGTGGTGGGCGGGATCGACTGCACCGAAAGCGCGGCGGCAGCCGGGGATGAGTTTGATACGGGGGAGGTGATTCGGGTCGAAGCTTTCGCCACCCTGGTTGCCGGGTTATGCGGGGGCGTGATTCAAACCACGCCGTACATCGGGCATCCGGCCTACAAGGCGATGGGCGGGCGGTCGGCATACACGCTGGCGACGGCGCTGTTTGTCGGCGCCGTCGGTGTGCTGGGGTTGTTCAATTACATTTACCTGTACCTGCCTCAACCTACGGTCTTCCCCATTCTGGTGTTCATTGGACTGGAGATTACGGCGCAGAGTTTCCTGGCGACGCCCCGGCGGCATTACCCGGCGGTCGCGTTTGCCTGTGTGCCTGCGCTGGGTTCCCTGGCCGCCATCACGGCCAAAAAGTACGCGCCCCTGGGTCCGCCTGAGGGATTGACGCAGGAGTTCGCCACGCTGGTGCAGCTGCAGAACGGCTTCATTGTGACGAGCCTGCTGTGGGCCACGCTGCTGGCGGCGATGATCGACCAGCGACTGAAGCGGGCGGCCTGTTTTCTGGCGATCTGCGGCGTTTGCTGTTTGTTCGGCGTGATCCATTCCCCGTTGCTCAGCGGGGCCATGTTTCTCCCCTGGCCGTACGAGGGGAATCCGCTTTCGCCGGCACAGCTGGAAACGGTCCTGCGGTACACGATCGGCTATCTGGCGTCCGCCGGCTTGCTGCTGGCCTGGGGGTTCGTTTACCGGCCTGACGCTGAACGGATGATGCACGA
- the nadB gene encoding L-aspartate oxidase, whose amino-acid sequence MTPRYLVSFHPKRMPHYFADVLIIGGGLAGLRAANGIDPRLSVLVVTKDVLRQSNSNYAQGGIAGVLDPADRFEEHVDDTLVAGGELCDRAIVEKVIRQAPACIKELIQWGVQFDEEEGALMLGREGGHSRHRIVHALGDATGKEVMRGVIERTKRLPNVQIWENAFTLDLLTHENVCRGALIATHDQKTLVWAKQTILCTGGAGQIYRETTNPPVATADGHALAYRAGAELRDMEFMQFHPTVLYIAGSSRSLITEAMRGEGAWLVDRNDHRFMLDYDERGELAPRDVVSQAIVSQMEKTRHPSVYLDLSHLDAAYVRKRFPGIAESCAKFGLDITSDRIPVRPGAHYMIGGVTVDDEGRTSVANLWAAGEVTSSGLHGANRLASNSLLEGLVYGALAGAGASAAAAAMPDDFQALPLSNPLAPAPEEPLDIVDISNSLKSLMWRSAAVRRNRADLGEAMRTIDAWRRYVLALQFDEAAGWELQNMLSVSRIVVLAAMAREESRGVHLRTDFPDVDNENWARHQTFTRSSRPTGA is encoded by the coding sequence ATGACTCCCCGTTATCTGGTCTCTTTTCATCCCAAGCGGATGCCACATTATTTTGCCGATGTTTTGATTATCGGCGGCGGTCTGGCGGGCTTGCGGGCGGCCAACGGCATTGACCCCCGGCTGTCGGTGCTGGTGGTGACCAAAGACGTGCTGCGGCAATCGAACAGCAACTACGCCCAGGGCGGCATTGCGGGCGTGCTGGATCCGGCCGATCGGTTTGAAGAGCATGTCGACGATACGCTGGTCGCTGGGGGCGAACTGTGCGACCGGGCGATTGTCGAGAAAGTCATTCGCCAGGCTCCCGCCTGCATAAAAGAGTTGATCCAGTGGGGCGTGCAGTTCGACGAAGAAGAAGGCGCCCTGATGCTGGGACGCGAAGGAGGCCACAGCCGGCATCGGATTGTGCACGCGCTGGGCGACGCGACCGGCAAAGAGGTCATGCGGGGCGTGATCGAAAGAACGAAGCGTCTGCCGAATGTGCAGATCTGGGAGAACGCCTTTACGCTGGACCTGCTGACCCATGAGAACGTCTGTCGTGGAGCGCTGATTGCGACGCACGACCAGAAGACGCTGGTCTGGGCCAAGCAGACGATTCTCTGCACAGGCGGGGCAGGGCAGATCTATCGGGAAACGACCAATCCTCCGGTCGCCACCGCCGACGGCCACGCCCTGGCGTACCGGGCCGGCGCCGAGCTGCGCGACATGGAGTTCATGCAGTTCCATCCGACCGTGCTGTATATCGCCGGCAGCAGTCGCAGCCTGATTACCGAGGCGATGCGCGGCGAAGGCGCCTGGCTGGTCGATCGGAACGACCATCGCTTTATGCTCGACTACGACGAACGGGGCGAACTGGCGCCGCGGGATGTGGTGTCGCAGGCGATCGTTTCGCAGATGGAAAAGACCCGCCATCCCAGCGTTTACCTGGACCTGAGTCATCTGGACGCCGCCTATGTGCGGAAGCGGTTCCCCGGCATCGCCGAAAGCTGCGCCAAGTTTGGGCTGGATATCACCTCCGACCGGATCCCCGTCCGGCCTGGCGCCCATTACATGATTGGCGGAGTGACCGTCGACGACGAGGGCCGCACGTCGGTGGCGAATCTGTGGGCGGCGGGCGAGGTCACTTCCAGCGGCCTGCATGGCGCGAATCGCCTGGCGTCGAACAGCCTGCTGGAAGGGCTGGTCTATGGAGCGCTGGCGGGAGCCGGGGCGTCGGCCGCCGCCGCGGCGATGCCGGATGATTTCCAGGCGCTGCCGTTATCGAATCCTTTGGCTCCGGCGCCGGAGGAACCGCTGGACATTGTGGATATCAGCAACTCGCTGAAGAGCCTGATGTGGCGGTCGGCCGCCGTCCGCCGCAACCGGGCCGACCTGGGCGAGGCGATGCGGACGATCGACGCCTGGCGCCGTTATGTGCTGGCGCTGCAGTTCGACGAAGCAGCCGGCTGGGAGCTGCAGAATATGCTGTCCGTGTCGCGGATCGTGGTGCTCGCCGCGATGGCCCGGGAGGAATCCCGCGGCGTGCATCTGCGGACCGATTTTCCCGACGTCGATAATGAAAACTGGGCCCGTCACCAGACCTTCACCCGCTCCTCACGGCCGACGGGCGCTTAA
- a CDS encoding protein kinase domain-containing protein translates to MQPMQMLSTLFCVVSRNGERRLPLSGAASLSGFSPGTQVQGRYQIQHELGRGGMGCVYLAKDMRLDRLVAIKVVAGSEQAHNPFLEDALAHEARLGAGLNHPAIAAVYDFGFHEERAFTVFEYVDGPGLRDLLEQRGRMTLEETRPVLGVLAGALDFAHSAGIVHRDLKPENIRASLQGQYKILDLGLAQDFRRSNDTTFVGTPAYASPEQAGGLPFDGRADQYALAVIAYEMLVGRRPFAEERTVPLLEMHRTTPPPSAQSACPDIPSDVSLSIQRALSKDPSARFASCEEFAAAIGATGSLHHRHRVTTPPEDDRLNLYLCHSGENAALARRLAEAIEKEGYSCWHYTYDALPGISSVAQTSQALRQCDAVVLMISPESMRSADVDREVREAHQQGRHFLPVLLGVTRQEFQQRQPDWQPILGSGAMVDLSAGNAVSVAARLLTTLSHWGIPPRPRRREHSTLPDNGPTAVMKRHAGGRKIWSTDANQIEIDDLDAVVFRNAMVDEFLERRNKFFLSASKGLGKTLLLTFKRSLLSRTFQQGGTGHSGSVTFIPQGRPYLDFMSDVRSLSRQHDQLISELHNTKRMWSLALAVSALSHHPAMLTDDDVDELALFPRRMKTWLRGSPIEPTVVFKELLSLSIREINRLIDDSENFLDQKLRGLHSGVYFFIDKVDQALRQLSQAAWVYVQAGLIEAAWDLMNANSHIKVHASIRQEAFSNYESDIKSNLFGATTLIHYSEQELHQMLDQLARCYEDSGSFHDFVALSVVKHPRRPFPEDSFSYVRRHTLGRPRDLVVIASELSSKRHSLSVGQFCGLVNETSARGLVSNIFDEMRVFLNCLIDKRERQRFLGLVPHNILTREEAIQIACEFNGLSASDYPHYQTHASGLNHPFCDLYRVGLLGVIGQPPDGGELRQTFKQPHDFIVEVESALPESPYYLLHPALDDHISQLQLGRRYHLFQHILVGDGQAWEAYFDLFCRLERTLFAIPDKRLHDMAYRVLCDARLVLSSDRARHLRSVLEGSANFQAISRQCEDRNTDRNEDRNYEELSYWLAELLDYGDRQGQPG, encoded by the coding sequence ATGCAGCCGATGCAGATGCTGTCGACTTTGTTCTGCGTGGTTTCCCGCAATGGCGAAAGGCGTCTGCCGCTGTCCGGGGCGGCCAGCCTCAGCGGTTTCTCGCCCGGTACGCAGGTGCAGGGCCGTTACCAGATCCAGCACGAACTGGGCCGCGGCGGCATGGGCTGCGTGTATCTGGCGAAAGACATGCGGCTGGACCGGCTGGTCGCCATCAAAGTGGTGGCGGGCTCGGAGCAGGCCCACAACCCGTTCCTGGAAGACGCCCTGGCCCACGAGGCGCGACTGGGCGCCGGGCTGAACCACCCGGCCATTGCGGCCGTGTATGACTTTGGCTTCCACGAGGAGCGGGCCTTCACGGTGTTTGAGTATGTCGACGGGCCTGGCCTGCGCGATCTGCTGGAGCAGCGCGGCCGGATGACGCTCGAAGAAACTCGCCCCGTGCTGGGCGTGCTGGCCGGCGCTTTGGACTTTGCCCATAGCGCCGGGATCGTGCATCGGGATCTCAAGCCGGAGAACATTCGCGCCTCGCTGCAGGGGCAGTACAAAATCCTGGATCTGGGGCTGGCGCAGGATTTTCGCCGGTCGAACGACACCACCTTTGTCGGCACGCCGGCGTACGCTTCTCCGGAACAGGCAGGCGGCTTGCCGTTCGACGGCCGCGCCGACCAGTACGCGCTGGCGGTGATCGCCTATGAGATGCTGGTAGGGCGTCGTCCGTTTGCAGAGGAGCGGACCGTTCCGCTGCTGGAGATGCACCGGACCACGCCGCCGCCGTCGGCCCAGTCCGCCTGTCCCGACATTCCCAGCGATGTTTCCCTGTCGATCCAGCGGGCGCTCAGCAAGGATCCCAGCGCGCGGTTCGCCAGTTGCGAAGAGTTCGCCGCCGCCATCGGGGCGACCGGATCGCTCCATCACCGGCATCGGGTCACGACCCCGCCGGAAGATGATCGCCTGAACTTGTACCTGTGCCACTCGGGCGAGAACGCGGCCCTGGCCCGGCGCCTGGCGGAAGCGATCGAGAAGGAAGGCTATTCCTGCTGGCACTACACGTACGATGCGCTGCCCGGTATTTCCTCGGTCGCACAGACTTCCCAGGCGCTCCGGCAATGCGACGCGGTCGTGCTGATGATCTCGCCCGAGTCGATGCGCTCGGCCGATGTTGATCGCGAGGTCCGCGAGGCGCACCAGCAAGGGCGGCACTTTTTGCCGGTGCTGCTGGGAGTCACGCGTCAGGAGTTCCAGCAGCGCCAGCCCGACTGGCAGCCGATCCTGGGCTCAGGTGCGATGGTCGATCTGTCCGCCGGGAATGCCGTATCGGTGGCCGCCCGACTGCTCACGACGTTGTCGCACTGGGGGATTCCGCCGCGGCCACGCCGCCGGGAACACTCCACCTTGCCGGACAACGGCCCAACCGCTGTGATGAAGCGGCATGCGGGCGGTCGCAAAATCTGGTCGACCGACGCCAACCAGATCGAGATCGATGATCTCGACGCGGTCGTGTTCCGCAACGCCATGGTCGACGAGTTTCTGGAACGGCGGAACAAGTTTTTTCTGTCGGCCAGCAAGGGGCTGGGAAAAACGCTGCTGCTGACCTTCAAGCGTTCGCTCCTGTCGCGGACATTCCAGCAAGGCGGAACGGGTCATTCCGGGAGCGTCACGTTCATTCCGCAGGGGCGTCCTTACCTGGACTTTATGTCCGATGTCCGCTCCCTCAGCCGGCAGCACGACCAGTTGATTTCGGAACTGCACAACACCAAGCGGATGTGGAGCCTGGCTTTGGCCGTGTCGGCCTTGTCGCATCATCCGGCGATGTTGACCGATGACGATGTGGACGAGTTGGCGCTGTTCCCCCGACGGATGAAAACCTGGCTGCGGGGCTCGCCGATCGAGCCGACAGTGGTGTTCAAAGAGCTGCTGTCGTTATCGATCCGCGAGATCAATCGCCTGATCGACGACAGCGAGAACTTTCTGGATCAGAAGCTGCGCGGGCTGCACTCGGGCGTGTACTTTTTTATCGACAAGGTCGACCAGGCGTTGCGGCAGTTGTCGCAGGCGGCCTGGGTTTACGTGCAGGCCGGCCTGATCGAGGCGGCCTGGGACCTGATGAATGCCAACAGCCATATCAAAGTGCATGCTTCGATTCGCCAGGAGGCCTTCTCCAATTACGAGTCGGATATCAAGTCGAACCTGTTTGGCGCCACGACCCTGATCCACTACTCGGAACAGGAGCTCCACCAGATGCTGGACCAGCTGGCTCGTTGTTACGAGGACAGCGGCTCCTTCCATGACTTTGTCGCGCTGAGTGTGGTGAAGCATCCCCGGCGGCCGTTTCCCGAGGACAGCTTTTCGTATGTTCGCCGGCATACGCTGGGCCGGCCGCGCGACCTGGTGGTGATCGCCAGCGAGTTGTCGTCCAAACGCCATTCGCTCAGCGTCGGCCAGTTTTGCGGGCTGGTGAACGAGACGAGCGCTCGCGGGCTGGTGTCGAATATCTTTGACGAGATGCGCGTCTTTTTGAACTGCCTGATCGACAAACGGGAGCGGCAGCGGTTCCTGGGGCTGGTGCCGCACAACATTCTCACGCGGGAAGAAGCGATCCAGATTGCTTGCGAGTTTAACGGCCTGTCGGCCAGCGATTACCCGCACTATCAGACGCATGCCAGCGGCCTGAACCATCCGTTTTGCGACCTGTACCGGGTGGGTCTGCTGGGGGTGATCGGCCAGCCGCCCGACGGCGGCGAGCTGCGGCAGACGTTCAAGCAGCCGCATGATTTTATTGTGGAGGTCGAATCGGCGTTGCCCGAGTCGCCTTACTATTTGTTGCATCCGGCGCTCGACGATCATATCAGCCAGCTGCAGCTGGGGCGGCGTTACCACCTGTTCCAGCATATCCTGGTGGGAGACGGCCAGGCGTGGGAAGCGTACTTCGACCTGTTCTGTCGCCTGGAGCGAACGCTGTTTGCGATCCCTGACAAGCGGCTGCACGACATGGCGTACCGGGTGCTGTGCGACGCCCGACTGGTGCTGTCGTCGGACCGGGCCCGCCATTTGCGGTCGGTGCTGGAAGGGTCAGCCAACTTCCAGGCGATAAGCCGCCAGTGCGAGGATCGGAACACGGATCGGAACGAAGATCGGAACTATGAAGAGCTGAGCTACTGGCTGGCCGAACTGCTTGACTACGGCGACCGCCAGGGCCAGCCGGGATAG
- a CDS encoding RNA polymerase sigma factor gives MNVATHTKPSNSPVSASNSDLPIEGLSDEQLVAQYCSTSDRDFFACLVSRYERELYTYLRRYLNDAEMAEDAFQAAFLQVHLKREQFEEGRKFRPWLYAIATNQAIDAQRRNKRHRMVSLDRSGSEENQDVGVLVDMLVSDDQDPFDQVNAMERKEQMLSALEDLPEHLRSVVHLVYYQGLKYREAADVLAVPVGTVKSRLHAAIVKLTEFWNDKI, from the coding sequence ATGAACGTCGCCACCCACACCAAACCGTCAAATTCTCCCGTTTCTGCTTCGAACAGCGATCTGCCGATCGAAGGCTTGAGCGATGAACAACTTGTCGCCCAGTACTGCAGCACCAGCGACCGCGACTTTTTCGCCTGCCTGGTGTCGCGTTACGAACGCGAACTATACACGTATCTTCGCCGCTACCTGAACGATGCGGAAATGGCCGAAGACGCGTTCCAGGCGGCCTTTTTACAGGTCCATCTGAAACGCGAGCAGTTTGAAGAGGGTCGCAAGTTCCGCCCTTGGCTGTACGCCATCGCCACCAACCAGGCGATCGACGCCCAAAGGCGCAACAAACGCCACCGCATGGTCAGCCTTGACCGTAGCGGCAGCGAAGAAAACCAGGACGTGGGCGTGCTGGTCGATATGCTCGTCAGCGACGACCAGGATCCGTTCGATCAGGTCAACGCCATGGAGCGTAAAGAGCAGATGCTCAGCGCCCTGGAGGACCTGCCCGAACACCTGCGCAGCGTGGTGCACCTGGTCTATTACCAGGGCCTGAAGTACCGCGAAGCGGCCGATGTGCTGGCGGTGCCGGTGGGAACGGTCAAAAGCCGACTCCACGCCGCGATCGTCAAACTGACCGAATTCTGGAACGACAAGATCTAA